AACGGGCTGCTGGCGACAAAGACGCTACTAACCCCTATGCTTATCTTCTTCAAACTTTCTTTTTGAATCGACGCTTTGCAATGATCAAAGCTGCGATGCAAGAAGACAATAATATTCTTGACCGTTCGATCTATGAAGATGAGATCTTCATGAAGATGAACACTGAAATGGGTAATGCAACAGATGTTGAATATGATATCTATAAGAGCTTACTTGCGAATATGATGGAAGAGCTCCCCTTTGCTTCACATAAAAAATCTCCCGATCTGATGATCACGATCAAAGTTTCTTATGATACGATGATCAAGCGGATCGAGAAACGGGGCCGTGAATATGAATTAGTCGAACGCGATCCTTCTTTAGTTGAATACTATCAACGTCTCTTACGTCACTATGACATTTGGATGGCAGAATACGATTCTTCACCATTACTCGTGATCGATGGCGATAAATATGATTTTGTCTCAAATGTAACTGATCGTGTTGCTGTTTTAGAACAGATCGAAGACAAACTTTTTGAATTAAACAACCTTGATGCACAACAATTAGCTCGTTTGAAAGAAAAACACGTTGAATTACTCAAAGAGATCGGTTAAAAATAAAGTTAGGTCGACTTAGACCTAACTTTATTTTTTTCGAAAGTGAGGTATCTTTATGCCACTACACACAAAACGTCCGTTCACTTATCCACTTTGGATCTATTTGTCATGTTCCCTGCTCTTTCTAGTCGTTTTAAGCCTCGCTCAATTGGCAATACCTACCTTGTCTGAAAATAGTGGCTGGCCTTATTTTTTGGCTGTCATCGTCATTCTTTTTACGCTCTATCTTGCAAGCTCAAGAAATTTATTAAACCAACTCAAAACTACCTTTGAAGTACAACGCCCTTCCAAAAAGATGCTTCTTTATATGATCAGCTGTCTTTTTTTATGTCAAACGCTCTTTTCTTTCAGTGATGGGCTGGTCGAAGGGCTACTAAACTTTATTGGCCACAGCGCCACTGAACAGATCGAAGCTGCTAGTGGTAGTAGTACAACTTGGTCGATGTTTTTTTATACGATCTGTCTTGCACCTTTATGCGAAGAATTGCTCTTTCGCGGTTTTCTTTACCAGAGTTTTTTAAAGTGCGGTAAAAATTTTGCTATCTTTTTTTCCGCACTGCTCTTTGGACTTTACCATGCCAACATCGTGCAAACGCCTTTTGCTTTTGTCCTAGGGATCGTCCTTGGCTATATAACGGCTATTTACGGCTTGAAATATGCTATTTTCTTACATATTTTCAATAATCTAGTCCTCGGAGAGATATTTGATCTTTGCTTGCAACATTTTCCCCAGATCAGCGGGCCATTGCTCGAGATAACGCACTTTAGCTTCGTTTTGATCGCACTTTATTTCTTATATCACTACCGCACAAAGATCAAATACTTTTATCAAAGGGCACCTTTTTCAAAAAAAGTTTGGCGCCAAGCAACTTTCAATTTGCCGTTTTGTCTGATTTTAGTGACAACGTTTGGCTTGATGTTTCTCACCTTAAACTAGCTTATTGCTTGCAGTTCAACAAAGTTAAGCGTTATGATAAAAATAAATCATTAAAGGCAGGGTGAAAGGTTATGACAGTTACTTATAGACAGATCCTAGTTGCAGTCGATGGTTCTAACGGGGCAAACGCCGCCTTGAAAACAGCGGTCGAAGTTGCAAAACGTAATGATGCTCATTTAGATATCCTCCGTGTTTTAGATCTCAACTCACTTGAATACGGTGGCGCTGGGATCGCCTTAGACGGTGAACAGATCTACCGCATCGAACAAGAAAATGAACAATATCTGCTCGAACTACGTAATGATCTGATCAAAAAGTATGACTTCAGACCAGAACAGATCAATGTTCATATTCGTTTTGGAAACCCTAAACTCGTGATCGCAGAAGACTTTCCTGAAGAATATCAGTCTGATTTGATCATTGTTGGTTCGACTGGCAAAAATATCTTACACCGGATCGTTACTGGTTCAGTCGCTGCTCACGTTACCCGCGTAGCAAATTGTGACGTTCTCGTTGCCCGCACGACAGAGGCTGACCTCAAATAGTTTTTTCTAAGAGCTCGTAAAAGGGCTCTTTTTTTAGCTAAAACGGCGTTGCGCCTTGAATATGAGTGTGGTATCATAAGCTCCGTTAGTGTCACTTATATCCTTGATGCTGCGCGGTAAAGCAATTTTACTGCGCAGTTTTGAGACACTTTCCTCTACTGCAGCTGATCTGTCTTAGTTTTTTGAGTATTTGCGGTACTCGTTTGCTTGACAATATCAGCTGCTTTTTTAGCGCTTCAATAAAATTTTTTGGTCATTCATTTAATGATATCCCCATTTTATTATAACTTAAGTATTAAAAAACTTTTATATATCACCATAAACTTGGCAAGATCTTTCACTTGTATAAGAAAACGCAGTTAAACAGATCATTTTAAACTTGATAAAATGAACTTTTTTTAATTTTTACCCAAAAAGTACATCACCTAATAGGTGTATAATGTTGTTATTCTTGGCGTTTTATACTTTTTTATAGAAATGAGGGATAAGCTATGTTAAAAGCTTTAGTTATGTTCACTAAACAAAAGCATGTCAAAAACTGCTTCTTAGCCGTAACTTACGGGCTACTTTCTGCGATCGCCGTCAATCTCTTTTTGAATAACGCACAATCGTATTCGATCGGCGTAACTGGGATCGCCCAACTCTTACAAGCGATCTTAGCGGCAACAGGGATCCACCTCACTTTGAGCCTTTTGATGTTTCTTTTGAATATCCCGTTGTTTATCTTTGCTTGGCATGCTTTTGGCTTAAGGTATATTACATATTCGCTTCTAGCAGTCATCTCAAGTATCAGCTTTATCCAGCTTATCCCAGAAGCTGTGATCGTCAAAGATCCACTGACTAATACTTTGATCGGCGCGGCCCTTGTCGGGATCGGCGTTGGTTTTTGTTTCAATAACGGTTTTTCGACTGGGGGAACAGATATCATCGTTAACTTTATCCAATTGCGCTATCACAAAAAAGTCGGCTTCGTCAATAATCTGATCAACAGCTTGATCTTGATCATCACGGCCCTTTTCTTTGATCTAGGACGGACAGTTTATAGTTTGATCGGGATGCTCGTGACAAGTTATTTGATGGATCATTTCTTTATTTTACAAAAAGACGTCAATATTTTGATTTTTACTAAAAAATCAGCTCAGATCACTGATAGTTTAAAAAAATTCGTTCACGGAGCAACACTTGTCCAAGGAACGGGAGTCTATACCGGTGAACCGACCGATGTGATCATTATCGTTGCGCAAAAAAGCCAGTTAAATTACTTAAAACATTTGATCCAGGCAGTCGATCCCGATGCCTTTATCAGTACGCAAAGCGCAAACGCCGAATTAGGAAACTATCAACGCGTCTTTGACGCTTAACGTTCGAGCAAGTTAGAAAGGTTTAGTAGTCATGAAAAAATTTTTGTTATTTTCCACATGTTTATTCACATTCTTGTGTTTTAGCCCTGTTGTCAAAGCTGATCAAAAGATCACGATCGATGGTAAATTTGATGATTGGAATGATGTTCCTAAAACAGACATCTCTTTTTCTTATGATACTTACAACATCAAACAGATGGCACTCTTAGCAGACGACAAAGATCTTGATCTTTACATCAACATGTCACCTTACCGTGGCAACGGTTATAGTACTTTGCAACCTGCTGGCTATCAACTTTGGATCGGTGAGCGGCATTATTTTTTAGACTTTAAATCAGTCGACGGTCAATATTTTGACAGCAATAACTTAGCTCCAGGAAGCTCAAAAGAATTCAAAGTTTATATTTATGAAGAAAACGGTCGTGTCAATAAACTTTCTGCTACTTCTAAAGGTTATGTGACACGTGAAAAAACTGACTTGAGTCACAACGATATCGCCGAAGTCAAACTTCCATTGCGCGATTTTGAAGTCGATAGCTTAGTCGATCAAAAGATCACGATCAAAAATTATAACCTGGGTGATCAAGAACTTGTCGTTACTGGAGCTAGTACAAGTCCCTATCTTCTAGCAGCACTTGGTGCACTCTTTGCCACTAGTTTTGTTTATTATAAAAAGCGTTCTACTAAAGTTAGGTGGCTCGGTTGATGTTATATACGACGATCTTTTGGATCTGCTTTAGTTTATGGATCTATGCACTCTCAGTCTTAAAACGCGCTAAACTCGCCGGCTTTTATTTTATCGTTGGTAGTATCGGACTTTTTGCGACATGTATCTTTCTTTTTCAAGATTACTTAGTTTGGCTGTTTTCAGCGGTTCTTTGTCGTAGTTTAAGACCGATCGGACTCTTTACAGGTCTTTTTTCAACTGTAAACGATAATTTGCTCATTTTAAAGCGTCCTTTAGAGACACTTTACGTTTACCTTGATTTTGAATGCTCTGGCGTGATCGAAACGACTGCCTTCTTTGGTCTGATCATGTTTTATCCCCTCTATACAAGAAAAGAGCGTTCATTTTTAGCTTTGACTGGAATAGCTTATATTTACTTTGCTAACTTCTTTAGGATCTTATTGATCGTAGGGGTGCTCCAAATGGGTGGTAGCACTTGGTTTTATTTTGTACACTCGATCTTAGGACGTTTATTTTTCTACGTTTTGATCATTACTTTATACTATAACGTCTTTACCCGTTCGCATATCGTACAAAAATATCTCCAACGCCTCGAGCCTGGGGCAACACTAGCTTAAAAAACTGTCGTACAAAAAGTTAAATGTGGGTCAGACAGTTTTTTTAGGTCTGTAAAATTATTTAGAAAGGATAAACTATATTTCTTTTTCGTCGCTTTTTGACGCCACATCGATATAGTAGATTTCTCTGATGGCTTTGATCTTTTCCCGGTTAGGCTTTTGGTTAGCTTGGCTCTTGATCCCGATACTTTTTGAATTTTTACCTACTTGTAGCTATTTTTTGCGATTGCGTTTCTTTAAAAAAATAGCTCCTCCTCCAGAGCCATTGACCTACTTTCCTTATATCACAGTGATCATCCCCGTCTATAATTCTGAAAAAACGTTATATAAGTGTCTAGCTTCGCTCAACGATTCGACTTATCCAAATAGCTCGATGCAGATCATCGTAGCTAATAATCACAGCACTGATCAAAGTTTTGCGGTCTTTGAGCGAGCGCGTCATGATTTCAATCGTTTGAATCTTCAGTGGCTCGAGACTGATCCTGGCAAAGCGCGGGCCTTGAACGCTGCGATCTACAATGCACGCGGAAAATACATTTTAAATATCGACAGCGATGGTTTTCTTGAAAAAAATGCGCTTTTAAATATCGTTACCCGGTTTGAAAATGATGCCCAGATCTTAGCTTTGACGGGGACGATCTTGATCAATAAAGAATTGATCAAACAAACTAAGAGCTGGAAATTGCGTTTTTTACAGGCTAATGAATATTTTGAATATACACGCGCTTTTCTAACTGGTCGGCAGATCGAAAGTGCTAAAAATCAGCTGTTCACTCTTTCAGGGGCTTTTTCAGCTTTTCGCAAAGAAACGCTCTTTCAAACTTTTTTATATAATCCACAAACAGTTGGCGAAGATACTGAGATCACCTTTCAGATCCGAACCAAGCTCAAAGGAAAGATCGTCCTCTGTCCAAATGCGATCTTTTACGCTGAACCAGTTGAAAGCTTAGCCGCCCTTTATTTACAACGGCAACGGTGGCAACGGGGCCAGATCGAGACGGCCCAAGCATTCATGCAAGAAAATGCTGATCTAAAAACTTTTTTCAGCAATTTTATGATCCGTAAGATGATGATCGACCACACCTTTATTTTTTGTCGGATCATTTGGGTCTTTGGGTTATTCGTCTTAGTCTACCTAGGCTATTCGCCATTGCTTTTAGCATGCTCACTAGGCTTATTATACTTGTTATATATTTTTAACGAGTTTTTGAATCTCTTGATCGCCCTCCATTTTTTGCGCGATTTTCCAAAAGAAAAAACATATCTCCGCCACAAAGCCTGGTGTTGTTTGACGATCCCTTTTTATAATCTACTTTGTGCTTTGATCCGCTTGCTTGGGATCATCAATTCGATCACTTTCCCAGCTAAGTGGCGCGCTCAAGAATTTTCAAGTGAATGGTCACAAGTGACCACTATCGTCAAAAAAGATCTTAAACATTTAGCTCAAAGGAAGGATCAACATGAATAAAAAATATTTTTTTAAGATCACAAATTATTTAAACGCAGGACATGCGATCCGCTGGGAAGACAGTACTGGACAAACACATATCCATACTTGGGAGATCATCGCTCAGATCTCAACTTTCAAGCAAGACGCTTTTCCTGCTTACCGTTTTACTGCGATCGAAGAACGGCTCCTACGTATTTTAGAGCCTTTTTCACAACAAGAGTTGAATTCGATCCCACCATTTGACAAGCTCAATCCAACTTTAGAAAATTTTACCGATCATCTATTTAATGAATTTGATCGTTCTTTAAACGAATTATCTTGCCAATTGGCAACTTTAGAAGTTTCTGAATCACCAACAAGAAGTTGTGTGATCACGAGAAAGGATCGCGAATAATGCGTTTGAAGCTTTTTGCTAAAACTAAAACTAGTATCAATTGGATCTTCACTATTTTTATCTTTTTAACGACGTATTTTGCATTAGTTTCACCTAATTTTACTTTAGGGGAGACTCAGACTCCACAAACACTTGGCGCGAAAACGACTCACATCACCTTACTTTTTTTAGGGTGTCTCCTCGGTCTTTTCTGGGGTTGTTGGGCTAGTTCTAAATTTCGAACTTTATTGCAGCGCCTCTTTATTACGCATGCCCTGCTCTGCTCAAGTGGACTCTTTATTTTAGCGCTTTTATGGCAACTCGCCTTTTTATTTGCTGTTCATCCAGCATTTGGTTTTGACGTCACGGCTTTGCACAGTGCCGTAATAGATCCAACTGACCGTGAATTGATCGGCTATTTTAGTTCAAATACAAATAATCTTTTTTTGCTCCTGATCATGCATAAGTTAAGTCAGATCTTTGGCACGCATTCATGGTTTTTCTTTGCCAGTTGTTCTGTCTTCTTGACTTTTTGTAGCGCTTGGTTAAATCTCCTTTCAGTTTGGGTCTATGATCGGACAAAGTTACCAGCTATTTTATACATTCAAGCACTCTGGCTTTTTGTTTTCCCGATGTCAGTCGTTGCTTATTCCGATATTTGGGTCTTACCGCTAGTCTCTTTAGTGATCTTGTGCTATATTTTGACTTTCCATAGTTCTTTAAAAACAGGACGGCTCTTTTTTGCAGTTTGCTTAGGCGTAACAGTCGCTCCGCTCTACTTTATCAAGCCTTCAGCTGTGATCCCCCTCATTGCTATGGTCCTTAGTGAACTTTTATTTGCAGTGGCTAAAAGACCAGCTCACCTAAAACTTTTTTTGGCTTGTCTTAGTCTAGTTATTTTAGGAACTGGCCTTAGTTGTTCCTACACAGATCATGCGCTCAAACAGCAGACTTACATTGCGCTTTATCCCGATAAAACGATCCCCCCGATCCATTTTATCAGTATGGGGATGACTGGAACTGGTGGTTACGATCCAAAACAAGCTTTGGAGATGGCCAAATTACCTGACAGAAAAGCTCGTGTTACTTATTCGAAAAAGATCATCAAACAACAGCTACATAAAAAAGGTTTCTTTGGTTATTTACGCTTTTTATTTTTCAAACAGCAACGTAACACTGCCGACGGAACTTTTAGTTGGTTGCTCGAAGGCCATTTTATCAAAGGGCAAGCGGCTACCAAAAGGCCCCATGGCTTCTTTCAGCAATTTGTTTATCCTAAAGGTCGTTACTTAGGCGATTTTCGTTATTTGGCACAAAGCTTTTGGTTATTCTTACTGCTGATCATTACGCTTGGACGTAATTTCAAAGCTCCTACGCCTTTGATCGTCATGTTAAAATTAGCGATCCTTGGCGGCTTTATCTATCTACTTATTTTTGAAGGTGGGCGGTCGCGGTACTTGATCCAATTCCTTCCCCTCTTCTTGCTCCTAGGTTCGCTTTCACTCACTAATACTTGGCAAATTTTAAATAGATCTTTTGCCTGGATAAAATGACAAAGACCTCACTTAAGTTAAAGTCAAACTAACTTAAGTGAGGTCTTTAGTTTTTTACAAAGCAGTAGCTAAACAGATCCGACCACGCCCTTGTTTTTTAGCGTTATACAGTGCCATATCAGCTTGATGTAAAGCTTCTTGCACAGCATGTGTCGCCGTCGCATGAGCGATCCCACATGAAAAACTCAATTTGATCGCTTGTTTATCTTCAGTTATAAACGGCGTTTGTTGTAATTTAGTCTCAAGTTCGTTAAAGAACTCCCAACACGTTTGAAGAACTTCTTCTTCGATCAAAACACAAAATTCTTCGCCACCAAAACGGTAAACTTTACAACTTTGTCCAAAATACCTCCGACAATTTTCACGTAAAAAATTAGCGAAATAGCGCAAAGCTTCGTTCCCCTCTAAATGACCATAAGTATCATTTATTTGTTTAAAATGGTCAAGATCAAGCGCACAGATCGTGGGAAAATGTTTTTGTTGTTCGAGATGCTCATGAAAAGCAGTGTAATTCAACAGATCAGTCAAACCATCATGCGTACTACTATATTCGATCTGAGCATATTTATTTTCCTGTGAGCGCATGTATTGATGGTAAAGATTATCAAATAAGAGCAACGTAAAGGTCCCTAGGCCTAACCATGCTAAAGTTGAAAAATCGATCTCAGTCTCTAAACCATAAAGGCTCCATTCGATCACAGGCGCTAGTAGCGTCAATGTGATAAAAGTAAGCGCAAAGCCTAAGTAACTTCTGGTCAAAGCCTTTGTTACATAGCATAGAATAAATAAAATAAACGTTTCTAACACAAAATTAGCGATAACATTAAATTTGATCAATTGTTCAGCATACAAAAATATCACGATCGTCAGAGGCGTTAGCGCCAGTAAAGTCGTTCCAAAGTATTTTCTTCCCATAAAAAAAACGGTCATCGCGATCATATATTGAAAATAAACATATCCCAAGGTTGAAAGGGAGAATTTTAAAATAAAATACTCTTGGATCAAATATACAGCGGCCGATACTGGATACGCCACCCACCCAAGCTCATATTTAAGCAAAAAATCGTGGAAAGCCAATTTCCCTAAAAAAATACTTGCGATGATCGTTGGTAAAACAATTGTCATAATAAGAAATTCGTACACCAATGCTCACCTACTATCAAAAATATAGATACGCTCTACATTGTAGTAGAAATACATTCAGATTAAAAATAGTGCAAAACATTTATGTTACTATCGGCCAAAAGTTTCCTTGCTGAAGGCAACGTAACTCTTTTAAAGTTTGAACGAGCTGATCATCTTCAACACCTTCGATGACTAACATCAGCTCCTTTTTTTCACAATAAGCGCGATACTTCTGAATGACCTTCAGTTTAGTTGCTTCTGAAAGGGGGGCTAACTTGAGCAGTGAAAGTTTGAGCGCTAATAAATTTTGGCTCATGCTATAATGTTCGATCATCCCGTAACGATTTATCCCTGTTCCGACATCATCTAAGACCATTACATAGCCGAGACTTTCAAAACCTTTTAAAAAACGGGTGATCGTTGCTGAATTTAAAAAGATCGGTTCTTCAGTGATCTCTAAAATAAGTTGTTTTCGTAATGATTTGAGTCGATTTAAGAATTTCCACGTAGCTGTAAAACACAATTGTTGTGGCGCTAGATTCAAACAGATCTTTAAGTTTGGATCGGCTTGTAATCGTCTTTTCAATTCAGCTTCTTGCCAGTTTAAAAAAAGTTTATTTGCCAGCTCATCATTCAAAACAAGTTCGAGTAACTGCCTTGGTAAACGTCCTGTTTTTTTTGAACGGATCAAAAGCTCATAACTGACCACTTTTTTAGTACCGTCTTGTGGAAAAAAGACGATCGGTTGCAAAATACATGTAAGATCCCGCAATTCCATACTTATCTGTTCAAAAATTCTCATAATCTACAACACATCCTTAAATTACTTCTTAATTATAACAAGACATTTTATAAATACAAAGAAGCAGGTGGCATGATCTTTGATAAATTTGACCCGAACAGCTCTCGAAAGAGTACTGGCTATACGTCTACTACGAAGCTTTTGGCCATAGCATTTTTTATTTGAAATAAGATCGTCTTCTCAGATCACTCTTATATAATATGAAAAATTTTTAACTAAAAAGTTACTCGTTTTAGTCACTTATGATATGGACTTCCTTGTTCGATCATAAATGCACGATAGATCTGCTCTGTTAAAACTAGGCGCATCAACTGATGTGGAAGCGTAAAACGTCCAAATGAGATCTTAGTTTGAGCTCTTTTTAAAACAGCTGGACTCAAACCTAACGAACCTCCGATCACAAAAGTCAGATCACTATGACCGTACGTCATCAGCTGCGTGAGTTCTTTGGAAAATTCTTCTGAAGAGCGTTCCTTTCCCTCGATAGCTAATGCATAAACATACTCTTTATCTTTGATCTTATGCAAGATCCGCTCACCTTCTTTGACTTTGACGCCTTCCATTTCAGCGGGACTTAGCTTTTCTGGAGCTTTTTCATCAGGAACTTCAATGATCTCAAATTTACAAAATTTACTGAGGCGCTTCGCGTATTCTGCGATCCCTTGCTTTAAATACTTTTCTTTGAGTTTTCCCACACAAACGATCTTAATATTCATCTTTTTTCTCCTTTTTCCACAAGTTATCCACAAAGTTATCCACATTTCCACAGAGTGGACCACAAGATATTGAACTTATTCTTCAGATATCCCCCATATTTATGGGGAGAATTTTATTGACTTCAAATATGTATTATTATGCACAAGTTAAAAAGTCACGTCAATAAAAAAGAGTAAGAGTCCTTAACAGCACTCTTACTCTTTTTTAGCTCATCTATTCACCTTGATCTGAATTCTCATTTGATGAAGTTGTTGTATTCGAATCATCAGCTTCAAGTGTCAATTTAACTTTTGTCTTTTGTTCTTTTCCTTCGTGATAGTAGCCGACTTCAACTGTATCCCCGATGCTATGTTTGTAAAGAGCTTGGCGTAAAGTTGCTAGATCAGTGACTTTAGTCCCCCCGATCGAGGTGATCACATCATATTTGGCGATCCCACTATCTTTTAGCGGGGAGTTATCTTCGATCTTCATCACAACGACACCACTTGTAACATCTGTTGGTAATTTCAAAGTGCTCTTGCGTGCACTTTCAGAAATATAATCAAGGTCAACTAACGAGATCCCTAAAGCCGGTCGCTTGATCTTCCCATTTTTAACTAATTCATTGATCACCGAAACGACTTCATTACTTGGGATCGCAAAGCCCATCCCTTCAACAGTCGCTGAGCTTGAACCAGAACTAGAAAGTTTCATCGAGTTGATCCCGATAACTTGCCCCGCAAGGTTGACTAACGCTCCCCCAGAGTTCCCTGGATTGATCGCTGCGTCAGTTTGGATAACAGTTGCTTGCCCAGTCGTGACACCATTACTATTCGTTACATCGATCGTCCGGCTTTTAGCAGAAATGATCCCTTGCGTCAAAGAAGTAGCATATTCAGAACCTAGTGGCGAACCGATCGCAAGCGCCGTCTCCCCTACTTTGATATCATCTGAATTGCCAAAACTTGCAACTTGTTTAACATCGTTTGCACTGATCTTTAAGACAGCTAAGTCTGTAACAGCATCATGCCCTACGACTGTTGCTGAAAGTTTCTTTCCGTTGCTCAATAAGACTTCAACTTTATTTGCACCAGAGATCACGTGGTTATTTGTAACAACATATGCAGTATTCCCACTCTTTTTATAGATCACACCTGAGCCTTCACTTGTCGCAGTCTGACTTTGGCTCGAACTACTGCTTTGACCAAATAATTCTTCTAAAGAAGAGCTGGATTGTTGCTCTGAGTAGGCTTCGACCGAAACAACAGCATCTTTGACTTTATTAAAAGCTGTTGTCGTTTGAGTACTAACGTTGACTTTAACGTTACTTGTCGAGGTCACACCTTGTGAATTGCTAGCTAACTGTGAAGACGCATGGTCTTGATAATAATTATAACCACCAACAGCTAGGCCACCACCGACAAGCCCTGAAACGAGTCCTACTAAAACGATCTTACCTAGACCATTTTTAGGTGCTTTTCTTTGTGGTGCTTGCATACTGTCATTTGCTTTGAATTCACCATCAAATTTTTCATCTTTACTCATCAAGTTCACCTCTTAAGTCGATATATAGCTATTATAATAGCTCTTTTTTACCTAAAATATCCATAATCCTAATTAACTTTAAATTATTTTTAAATTTAAAAGACACTTAACGCTGTCGCTTGACTAGGATCAGTATCACAGAGAAGGAAATCGTGATCAACACCTAAGTCGTGTTCTTTCAAGTAGTTAGCTACTGTCAAATGCGCTAACTGCTTAACGTTATTTTCTTGACTCAAATGTCCTAAGTATATCCGCTTTGTCCGTGCACCTAAGATCTGCACTAAAGCTTCTGCACTGTCTTCATTTGAGAGATGTCCCCGATCGCCTAAGATCCGTTGCTTCAAAGACCATGGATAACTCCCTGCACGTAACATCTCAGTATCATGATTACATTCAAATAAATAACCGTCAGCATTTTTCACGATCCCAGCGATCTTTTCAGAGACATAACCCACATCCGTCACGATCGCAAAAGTCTTATTAGCGTGTTGAACAAGATAAAATTGTGGATCAGCCGCATCATGTGATACGCCAAAACTCTGGACTTCTAGATCAGCAAAAACTTTTTCACTGTCGCGGGCGAAAACATGCTTTTGTTCTGGTCTTAACTTACCGATCTTAGGCGTTAAAGCTTCCCAAGTAGCTTCA
This window of the Ligilactobacillus faecis genome carries:
- a CDS encoding GGDEF domain-containing protein yields the protein MTIVLPTIIASIFLGKLAFHDFLLKYELGWVAYPVSAAVYLIQEYFILKFSLSTLGYVYFQYMIAMTVFFMGRKYFGTTLLALTPLTIVIFLYAEQLIKFNVIANFVLETFILFILCYVTKALTRSYLGFALTFITLTLLAPVIEWSLYGLETEIDFSTLAWLGLGTFTLLLFDNLYHQYMRSQENKYAQIEYSSTHDGLTDLLNYTAFHEHLEQQKHFPTICALDLDHFKQINDTYGHLEGNEALRYFANFLRENCRRYFGQSCKVYRFGGEEFCVLIEEEVLQTCWEFFNELETKLQQTPFITEDKQAIKLSFSCGIAHATATHAVQEALHQADMALYNAKKQGRGRICLATAL
- a CDS encoding EAL domain-containing protein, with amino-acid sequence MRIFEQISMELRDLTCILQPIVFFPQDGTKKVVSYELLIRSKKTGRLPRQLLELVLNDELANKLFLNWQEAELKRRLQADPNLKICLNLAPQQLCFTATWKFLNRLKSLRKQLILEITEEPIFLNSATITRFLKGFESLGYVMVLDDVGTGINRYGMIEHYSMSQNLLALKLSLLKLAPLSEATKLKVIQKYRAYCEKKELMLVIEGVEDDQLVQTLKELRCLQQGNFWPIVT
- a CDS encoding S1C family serine protease → MSKDEKFDGEFKANDSMQAPQRKAPKNGLGKIVLVGLVSGLVGGGLAVGGYNYYQDHASSQLASNSQGVTSTSNVKVNVSTQTTTAFNKVKDAVVSVEAYSEQQSSSSLEELFGQSSSSSQSQTATSEGSGVIYKKSGNTAYVVTNNHVISGANKVEVLLSNGKKLSATVVGHDAVTDLAVLKISANDVKQVASFGNSDDIKVGETALAIGSPLGSEYATSLTQGIISAKSRTIDVTNSNGVTTGQATVIQTDAAINPGNSGGALVNLAGQVIGINSMKLSSSGSSSATVEGMGFAIPSNEVVSVINELVKNGKIKRPALGISLVDLDYISESARKSTLKLPTDVTSGVVVMKIEDNSPLKDSGIAKYDVITSIGGTKVTDLATLRQALYKHSIGDTVEVGYYHEGKEQKTKVKLTLEADDSNTTTSSNENSDQGE
- the rlmH gene encoding 23S rRNA (pseudouridine(1915)-N(3))-methyltransferase RlmH — encoded protein: MNIKIVCVGKLKEKYLKQGIAEYAKRLSKFCKFEIIEVPDEKAPEKLSPAEMEGVKVKEGERILHKIKDKEYVYALAIEGKERSSEEFSKELTQLMTYGHSDLTFVIGGSLGLSPAVLKRAQTKISFGRFTLPHQLMRLVLTEQIYRAFMIEQGSPYHK
- a CDS encoding MBL fold metallo-hydrolase produces the protein MGQEQTKSDGLKVSVLASGSSGNATYIETPHQKILVDAGLSGKKIEALMNSIGKTVADVDKILVTHEHGDHSLGVGVLARRYGLDVYANEATWEALTPKIGKLRPEQKHVFARDSEKVFADLEVQSFGVSHDAADPQFYLVQHANKTFAIVTDVGYVSEKIAGIVKNADGYLFECNHDTEMLRAGSYPWSLKQRILGDRGHLSNEDSAEALVQILGARTKRIYLGHLSQENNVKQLAHLTVANYLKEHDLGVDHDFLLCDTDPSQATALSVF